A window of Candidatus Pantoea floridensis contains these coding sequences:
- the gyrA gene encoding DNA topoisomerase (ATP-hydrolyzing) subunit A, producing MSDLAREITPVNIEEELKNSYLDYAMSVIVGRALPDVRDGLKPVHRRVLFAMSELGNDWNKPYKKSARVVGDVIGKYHPHGDSAVYESIVRMAQPFSLRYMLVDGQGNFGSVDGDSAAAMRYTEVRMAKISSELLADLEKETVDFVPNYDGTEQIPEVLPTKIPNLLVNGSSGIAVGMATNIPPHNLTEVINGCLAFIEDEDITVEGLMEHITGPDFPTAAFINGRRGIEEAYRTGRGKIYIRARGEVETDAKTGRETIIVHELPYQVNKARLIEKIAELVKEKRVEGISALRDESDKDGMRIVIEIKRDAVGEVVLNNLYSLTQLQVSFGINMVALHQGQPKIMTLKGIIEAFVRHRREVVTRRTIFELRKARDRAHILEGLAIALANIDPIIELIRRAPTPAEAKLGLLAQSWDLGNVAAMLERAGNDAARPEWLEAEFGIRDGQYYLTEQQAQAILDLRLQKLTGLEHEKLLDEYKELLDQIAELLYILQSAERLMEVIREELEQMRDQFGDARRTEITANSADINIEDLINQEDVVVTLSHQGYVKYQPLTDYEAQRRGGKGKSAARIKEEDFIDRLLVANTHDTILCFSSRGRLYWMKVYQLPEASRGARGRPIVNLLPLEANERITAILPVREYTEGFNIFMATASGTVKKTALQEFSRPRSAGIIAINLREDDELIGVALTNGSDEAMLFSAAGKVVRFAETAVRAMGRSASGVRGIKLAEKDKVVSLIVPREEGAILTVTQNGYGKRTANSEYPTKSRATQGVISIKVTDRNGPVIGAVQVVDGDQIMMITDAGTLVRTRVSEVSVVGRNTQGVILIRTAEDENVVGLQRVAEPVEEEELDAIDGSVAEGEEDIAPEVESDDEAPEADDEE from the coding sequence ATGAGCGACCTTGCGAGAGAAATTACACCGGTCAATATCGAAGAAGAGTTAAAGAACTCTTACCTCGATTACGCCATGTCGGTCATTGTTGGCCGAGCCTTACCCGATGTGCGTGATGGTTTGAAGCCGGTACACCGCCGTGTGCTTTTTGCCATGAGCGAACTGGGTAACGACTGGAATAAACCCTATAAAAAATCCGCCCGTGTGGTCGGTGACGTCATCGGTAAATATCACCCGCACGGCGATTCCGCGGTATATGAAAGTATCGTGCGTATGGCCCAGCCGTTCTCCCTGCGCTATATGCTGGTTGACGGTCAGGGTAACTTTGGTTCAGTCGACGGCGACTCCGCTGCAGCGATGCGTTATACCGAAGTCCGTATGGCAAAGATTTCCTCGGAGCTGCTGGCTGACCTGGAAAAGGAAACCGTCGATTTCGTGCCGAACTATGACGGCACCGAGCAGATTCCTGAAGTCCTGCCAACCAAAATTCCTAACCTGCTGGTAAACGGTTCTTCCGGTATCGCGGTAGGTATGGCCACCAATATTCCACCGCACAACCTCACGGAAGTGATTAACGGCTGCCTGGCTTTCATCGAAGATGAAGACATTACCGTTGAAGGCTTGATGGAGCACATCACCGGGCCAGATTTCCCGACTGCTGCGTTTATCAATGGCCGCCGCGGTATCGAAGAAGCCTATCGCACCGGGCGCGGCAAGATTTATATCCGCGCGCGTGGCGAAGTGGAAACCGATGCCAAGACCGGGCGTGAAACCATCATCGTTCACGAACTGCCGTATCAGGTGAACAAAGCGCGTCTGATCGAGAAGATTGCTGAGCTGGTGAAAGAGAAGCGCGTTGAAGGTATCAGCGCACTGCGTGATGAATCTGACAAAGACGGCATGCGTATTGTCATTGAGATCAAACGCGATGCGGTGGGTGAAGTGGTTCTCAACAACCTCTACTCACTGACGCAGCTGCAGGTTTCTTTCGGCATCAACATGGTGGCGCTGCATCAGGGCCAGCCGAAGATCATGACGCTGAAAGGCATCATTGAAGCCTTCGTGCGCCATCGCCGCGAAGTGGTGACGCGTCGTACCATTTTCGAACTGCGTAAAGCGCGCGATCGTGCCCACATCCTTGAAGGCTTGGCGATTGCATTGGCGAACATCGATCCGATCATCGAACTGATTCGTCGTGCACCAACACCTGCAGAAGCGAAACTGGGCCTTTTGGCGCAGTCGTGGGATCTCGGCAATGTGGCTGCCATGCTGGAACGTGCCGGTAATGATGCCGCGCGTCCGGAGTGGCTGGAAGCCGAGTTTGGTATTCGCGATGGTCAATATTATCTGACCGAGCAGCAAGCGCAGGCGATTCTGGATTTGCGTCTGCAGAAACTGACCGGCCTTGAGCACGAAAAACTGCTCGACGAGTACAAAGAGCTGCTGGACCAGATTGCTGAACTGCTTTACATCCTGCAGAGCGCTGAGCGCTTGATGGAAGTGATTCGTGAAGAGCTGGAGCAGATGCGCGATCAGTTCGGCGATGCCCGTCGTACGGAAATCACCGCCAATAGTGCTGACATCAACATCGAAGACCTGATCAATCAGGAAGACGTGGTGGTTACGCTGTCGCATCAGGGTTATGTCAAATATCAACCGTTGACCGACTATGAAGCCCAGCGCCGCGGTGGCAAAGGCAAATCAGCCGCACGTATTAAAGAAGAAGACTTTATCGATCGTCTGCTGGTGGCCAACACCCACGACACCATTCTGTGCTTCTCCAGCCGTGGCCGTCTCTACTGGATGAAGGTCTATCAGCTGCCAGAAGCCAGCCGTGGTGCGCGTGGTCGTCCCATCGTTAACCTGTTGCCGCTGGAAGCCAACGAACGTATCACCGCTATCCTGCCGGTGCGTGAATATACCGAAGGCTTCAACATCTTCATGGCAACCGCGAGCGGCACCGTGAAGAAAACCGCTCTGCAAGAGTTCAGCCGTCCACGTAGTGCGGGCATCATCGCCATCAACCTGCGTGAGGATGATGAGCTGATTGGTGTGGCGCTGACCAACGGTAGCGACGAAGCGATGCTGTTCTCTGCCGCCGGTAAAGTGGTGCGCTTTGCCGAAACCGCCGTGCGTGCGATGGGCCGTTCTGCCTCAGGCGTTCGCGGTATCAAGCTGGCTGAGAAAGACAAAGTGGTGTCGCTGATTGTGCCACGCGAAGAGGGCGCGATCCTCACCGTGACGCAGAACGGTTACGGTAAACGTACTGCTAATAGCGAGTATCCAACCAAATCGCGTGCAACGCAGGGCGTGATCTCGATTAAAGTCACCGATCGAAACGGGCCAGTTATTGGCGCGGTACAGGTGGTGGATGGCGATCAGATCATGATGATCACCGATGCCGGAACGCTGGTACGTACCCGCGTGTCGGAAGTCAGCGTGGTTGGCCGTAACACTCAAGGCGTGATTCTGATCCGTACTGCGGAAGATGAAAATGTCGTGGGTCTGCAACGTGTTGCTGAGCCGGTGGAAGAGGAAGAACTCGACGCCATTGACGGCAGCGTAGCGGAAGGCGAAGAAGATATCGCGCCGGAAGTGGAAAGCGATGACGAAGCGCCGGAAGCCGACGACGAAGAGTAA
- a CDS encoding glucan biosynthesis protein D, whose translation MNRRKFMKASMALSAVSGMTGLSTLFAQSAWADDGIADGTAVRFDFDSLKKKASALAKQPWGGAPGPLPDTLANLTPQAYNEIQYDANHSLWNNIPDRELDVQFFHVGMGFKRRIRMFSVDAASREAREIHFRPELFNYHDANVDTKQLVGKTDLGFAGFRAFKKPELARRDIVSFLGASYFRAVDETFQYGLSARGVAVNTFSNGKEEFPDFTAFWFETPKADDTTFVVYALLDGASITGAYKFTIHCEEKRVVMEVENHLFARNEIRQLGIAPMTSMFSCGTNERRMCNTYHPQIHDSDRLAMWTGEGEWIARPLNNPQRLQFNAYQDENPRGFGLLQLDHDFKNYQDVIGWYDKRPSLWVEPIGKWGKGAINVMEIPTTGETLDNIVCFWQPSEPVKAGSEFNFQYKLYWSQLPPVRSGLARVDATRTGIGGFPEGWAPGEHFPDQWCRRFAIDFVGGDLKAAAPKGIEPVITVSDGTFKQVEILYVEPLNGYRILFDWYPSSASTKPVDMRLFLRTKDETLSETWLYQYFPPPPDQRKYVDDRQMTPG comes from the coding sequence ATGAATCGTAGAAAATTTATGAAAGCGTCCATGGCCCTCTCCGCTGTTAGCGGCATGACGGGTCTCTCCACGCTGTTTGCACAATCCGCCTGGGCCGATGATGGCATCGCCGACGGTACCGCGGTTCGCTTCGATTTCGACTCACTGAAAAAGAAAGCCTCCGCGCTGGCAAAACAGCCCTGGGGTGGCGCACCCGGCCCCCTGCCCGATACGTTGGCCAATTTAACGCCTCAGGCCTATAACGAAATTCAGTATGATGCCAATCACTCGCTGTGGAATAACATTCCCGATCGCGAACTCGATGTGCAATTCTTCCACGTTGGTATGGGTTTTAAGCGCCGCATTCGCATGTTTTCGGTCGATGCCGCTAGCCGCGAAGCACGCGAGATCCACTTCCGTCCAGAACTGTTCAACTACCACGATGCCAACGTTGATACCAAACAATTGGTAGGTAAAACCGACCTCGGCTTTGCCGGTTTTCGTGCGTTTAAAAAACCGGAACTGGCGCGCCGCGATATCGTCTCGTTCCTCGGCGCCAGCTATTTCCGCGCCGTCGATGAGACCTTCCAGTACGGCTTGTCCGCGCGCGGCGTGGCGGTTAATACCTTTAGCAATGGCAAAGAGGAGTTCCCGGACTTCACCGCCTTCTGGTTTGAAACGCCGAAAGCCGATGACACCACGTTTGTGGTGTATGCGCTGCTTGATGGTGCCAGCATTACCGGAGCTTACAAGTTCACCATTCACTGCGAAGAAAAACGCGTGGTGATGGAGGTTGAGAACCATCTGTTTGCGCGTAACGAAATCCGCCAGCTCGGCATCGCGCCAATGACCAGCATGTTCAGCTGCGGCACCAATGAGCGCCGCATGTGCAACACTTACCATCCGCAAATTCACGACTCCGATCGTTTGGCGATGTGGACCGGTGAAGGTGAATGGATTGCACGCCCGCTCAATAACCCGCAGCGCTTGCAGTTCAACGCCTATCAAGACGAGAACCCGCGTGGATTCGGCCTACTGCAGCTCGATCATGACTTTAAAAATTACCAGGATGTGATTGGCTGGTACGACAAACGCCCAAGCCTGTGGGTGGAACCGATTGGCAAATGGGGCAAAGGCGCCATTAATGTGATGGAGATTCCTACCACCGGTGAAACGCTGGATAACATTGTTTGCTTCTGGCAGCCGTCAGAACCGGTGAAAGCCGGTAGCGAATTCAACTTCCAGTACAAGCTCTACTGGAGCCAGTTGCCGCCAGTGCGCAGTGGTTTAGCGCGTGTCGATGCAACCCGTACCGGAATTGGTGGCTTCCCGGAAGGTTGGGCGCCAGGCGAACACTTCCCGGATCAGTGGTGCCGCCGCTTTGCCATTGATTTTGTCGGGGGTGATTTGAAAGCCGCTGCACCTAAGGGTATTGAGCCGGTGATTACCGTTTCTGATGGTACGTTTAAGCAGGTCGAGATACTTTATGTCGAACCGCTGAACGGTTACCGCATTCTGTTTGACTGGTATCCGAGCAGCGCTTCTACCAAGCCGGTAGATATGCGTCTGTTCCTGCGCACCAAGGATGAGACGCTAAGTGAAACCTGGCTTTATCAGTACTTCCCGCCGCCGCCAGACCAGCGTAAATATGTTG
- the ubiG gene encoding bifunctional 2-polyprenyl-6-hydroxyphenol methylase/3-demethylubiquinol 3-O-methyltransferase UbiG, which translates to MSEQPQESRQNVDHAEIAKFEAVASRWWDLEGEFKPLHRINPLRLGWIAQHSHGLFGKKVLDVGCGGGILAESMAREGAEVTGLDMGAEPLEVARLHALESGVSVNYVQQTVEDHAASHAGQYDVVTCMEMLEHVPDPRSVVLACAQLVKPGGEVFFSTINRNPKAWLLAVFGAEYVLRMVPRGTHDVKKFIRPAELLNWVDETPLRERNMIGLHYNPLSNQFRLGRGVDVNYMIHTHRQD; encoded by the coding sequence ATGAGTGAACAACCGCAGGAAAGCCGCCAGAACGTTGACCACGCCGAGATCGCCAAGTTTGAGGCGGTGGCATCGCGCTGGTGGGATTTAGAAGGTGAATTTAAGCCTCTACACCGCATCAATCCCCTGCGACTTGGCTGGATTGCGCAGCACAGCCATGGCCTGTTCGGTAAGAAAGTCCTCGATGTTGGCTGCGGTGGCGGCATTCTGGCCGAAAGCATGGCGCGCGAAGGCGCTGAGGTTACTGGCCTGGATATGGGTGCGGAGCCGCTGGAAGTGGCGCGTCTGCACGCGCTGGAGAGCGGCGTCAGCGTTAATTACGTACAGCAAACCGTGGAAGATCACGCCGCCAGCCATGCTGGTCAATATGATGTGGTGACCTGTATGGAGATGCTGGAGCATGTGCCCGATCCACGTTCCGTGGTGCTAGCCTGCGCACAACTGGTGAAGCCGGGCGGCGAAGTGTTCTTCTCCACTATTAACCGTAATCCCAAAGCCTGGCTGCTGGCGGTATTTGGTGCAGAGTATGTGCTACGCATGGTGCCGCGCGGCACCCATGACGTGAAGAAGTTTATCCGTCCGGCCGAGTTGTTGAATTGGGTGGATGAAACGCCGCTGCGCGAAAGAAATATGATTGGCCTGCACTACAATCCGCTGAGTAATCAGTTCCGACTCGGCCGCGGCGTTGACGTGAACTATATGATTCATACCCACCGCCAGGATTGA
- the nrdB gene encoding class Ia ribonucleoside-diphosphate reductase subunit beta, producing the protein MAYTTFSQNKNDQLKEPMFFGQSVNVARFDQQKYDIFEKLIEKQLSFFWRPEEVDVSRDRIDYQALPEHEKHIFISNLKYQTLLDSIQGRSPNVALLPLISIPELETWIETWAFSETIHSRSYTHIIRNIVNDPAVVFDDIVTNEQILARAEDISKYYDDLIEMTSYWHLLGEGTHQVNGKTVTVNLRDLKKQLYICLMSVNALEAIRFYVSFACSFAFAERELMEGNAKIIKLIARDEALHLTGTQHMLNLLRTGEDDPEMKAIAAECRDECYDLFKKAAEQEKEWAEYLFSGGSMIGLNKDILCQYIEYITNIRMQAVGLDLPFQTRSNPIPWINSWLVSDNVQVAPQEVEVSSYLVGQIDSEVGEDDFDGFQL; encoded by the coding sequence ATGGCTTACACCACATTCTCGCAGAACAAAAATGACCAGCTGAAAGAGCCCATGTTCTTCGGCCAGTCAGTGAACGTTGCCCGCTTCGATCAGCAGAAATATGACATCTTTGAAAAGCTGATTGAGAAGCAGCTCTCCTTCTTCTGGCGTCCGGAAGAAGTCGACGTCTCGCGCGATCGTATCGATTACCAGGCGCTGCCAGAGCATGAAAAACACATCTTCATCAGCAACCTGAAGTATCAAACGCTGCTGGATTCGATTCAGGGACGTAGCCCGAACGTGGCGCTGCTGCCGCTGATTTCCATTCCTGAGCTGGAAACCTGGATTGAAACCTGGGCGTTTTCCGAGACCATCCACTCGCGCTCTTACACCCACATCATCCGTAATATCGTTAACGATCCGGCGGTGGTGTTTGACGATATCGTCACCAACGAACAAATTCTGGCGCGCGCGGAAGATATCTCGAAGTACTACGATGATCTGATCGAGATGACCAGCTACTGGCATCTGCTGGGCGAAGGCACGCATCAGGTGAACGGTAAAACCGTCACCGTTAACCTGCGCGATCTGAAAAAACAGCTGTATATCTGCCTGATGAGCGTCAACGCGCTGGAAGCAATTCGCTTCTACGTCAGCTTCGCCTGTTCATTTGCTTTCGCCGAGCGCGAGCTAATGGAAGGTAACGCTAAAATCATCAAGCTGATTGCTCGCGACGAAGCGCTGCACCTGACTGGCACCCAGCATATGCTGAACCTGCTGCGCACCGGTGAAGACGATCCAGAGATGAAAGCGATTGCCGCCGAGTGCCGCGATGAATGCTACGACCTGTTCAAGAAAGCGGCCGAGCAGGAGAAAGAGTGGGCAGAATATCTGTTCAGCGGCGGTTCGATGATCGGTCTGAACAAAGACATTCTGTGCCAGTACATCGAGTACATTACTAACATCCGCATGCAGGCTGTTGGCCTCGATTTGCCGTTCCAGACGCGTTCGAACCCGATTCCATGGATCAATTCGTGGCTGGTGTCAGATAACGTGCAGGTTGCACCGCAGGAAGTGGAAGTGAGCTCGTATTTGGTCGGTCAGATTGATTCTGAAGTGGGCGAAGACGATTTCGACGGCTTCCAGCTGTAA
- the nrdA gene encoding class 1a ribonucleoside-diphosphate reductase subunit alpha: MNQSLLVTKRDGRQERIDLDKIHRVLDWAAEGLNNVSVSQVELRSHIQFYDGIRTSDIHETIIKAAADLISRDAPDYQYLAARLAIFHLRKKAYGQFEPPKLYDQVVKMVEMGKYDRHLLEDYSTEEFAQMDEFIDHWRDMNFSYAAVKQLEGKYLVQNRVSGEIYESAQFLYILVAACLFSGYPRETRMDYVKRFYDAISTFKISLPTPIMSGVRTPTRQFSSCVLIECGDSLDSINATSSAIVKYVSQRAGIGINAGRIRALGSPIRGGEAFHTGCIPFYKHFQTAVKSCSQGGVRGGAATLFYPMWHLEVESLLVLKNNRGVEGNRVRHMDYGVQINKLMYTRLLKGEDITLFSPSDVPGLYDAFFADQDEFERLYTKYEKDDSIRKQRVKAVELFSLMMQERASTGRIYIQNVDHCNTHSPFDPSIAPVRQSNLCLEIALPTKPLNDVNDESGEIALCTLSAFNLGAINSLDDLEELATLAVRALDALLDYQDYPIPAAQRGAMGRRTLGIGVINYAYYLAKNGVRYSDGSANNLTHKTFEAIQFYLLKASNELAKEQGACPWFKETTYSQGILPIDTYKKDLDAVCNEPLHLDWEGLRESITTHGLRNSTLSALMPSETSSQISNATNGIEPPRGHISIKASKDGILRQVVPEYERLKDQYELLWEMPSNDGYLQLVGVMQKFIDQAISSNTNYDPSRFANGKVPMKQLLKDLLTAYKFGVKTLYYQNTRDGAEDAQDDLAPSIQDDGCESGACKI, translated from the coding sequence ATGAACCAAAGTCTGCTCGTTACTAAACGCGATGGCCGCCAGGAGCGCATTGATCTCGACAAAATTCACCGTGTACTGGATTGGGCAGCCGAAGGGCTGAACAACGTTTCCGTTTCACAGGTTGAACTGCGCTCACACATTCAGTTCTATGATGGCATCAGAACCTCTGATATTCATGAGACCATCATCAAGGCTGCCGCAGACCTGATCTCACGTGATGCGCCAGATTACCAATACCTGGCCGCGCGCCTGGCGATCTTCCACCTGCGTAAAAAAGCTTACGGCCAGTTTGAACCGCCGAAGTTGTACGACCAGGTGGTGAAGATGGTTGAGATGGGCAAATATGACCGTCACCTGCTGGAAGATTACAGCACCGAAGAGTTCGCGCAGATGGACGAGTTCATCGACCATTGGCGCGACATGAACTTCTCCTACGCCGCGGTTAAGCAGCTGGAAGGAAAGTATCTGGTGCAGAACCGCGTCAGCGGTGAAATCTACGAAAGCGCTCAATTCCTCTACATTCTGGTGGCGGCTTGCCTGTTCTCTGGCTACCCGCGCGAAACCCGTATGGATTACGTGAAGCGCTTCTACGATGCGATCTCTACCTTCAAGATCTCATTGCCGACGCCGATTATGTCCGGCGTGCGTACCCCAACCCGTCAGTTCAGCTCTTGCGTGCTGATCGAGTGCGGCGATAGCCTTGACTCGATCAATGCTACCTCCAGCGCCATTGTGAAATACGTTTCACAGCGCGCCGGTATCGGCATCAACGCCGGCCGCATCCGTGCGCTGGGTAGCCCAATTCGCGGTGGTGAAGCGTTCCATACCGGCTGTATTCCATTCTACAAACATTTCCAGACCGCGGTGAAGTCCTGCTCACAGGGCGGCGTGCGTGGTGGTGCAGCAACGCTGTTCTATCCGATGTGGCATCTGGAAGTGGAAAGCCTGCTGGTGCTGAAAAACAACCGTGGTGTTGAAGGCAACCGCGTGCGCCACATGGATTACGGTGTGCAGATTAACAAGTTGATGTACACCCGCTTGCTGAAGGGTGAAGACATCACGCTGTTCAGCCCGTCTGACGTACCGGGCCTGTACGATGCGTTCTTCGCCGATCAGGACGAGTTCGAGCGTCTGTACACCAAATACGAGAAAGACGACAGCATCCGCAAGCAGCGCGTGAAAGCGGTTGAACTGTTCTCACTGATGATGCAGGAACGTGCTTCGACTGGCCGTATCTACATTCAGAACGTCGATCACTGCAACACCCACAGCCCGTTTGATCCGAGCATCGCGCCGGTTCGCCAATCGAATCTGTGTCTGGAAATTGCCCTGCCAACCAAACCGCTTAACGATGTTAATGACGAAAGCGGCGAAATCGCCCTGTGTACGCTGTCGGCCTTTAACCTGGGCGCGATTAACAGCCTCGACGATTTGGAAGAGCTGGCAACCCTCGCAGTGCGTGCACTTGATGCGCTGCTGGATTATCAGGATTACCCCATCCCCGCGGCACAACGCGGTGCAATGGGCCGTCGTACCTTGGGCATCGGCGTGATCAACTACGCCTATTACCTGGCGAAAAACGGCGTGCGTTATTCTGATGGCAGCGCCAACAACCTGACGCACAAAACCTTCGAAGCGATTCAGTTCTACCTGCTGAAAGCCTCGAACGAACTGGCGAAAGAGCAAGGTGCCTGCCCGTGGTTCAAAGAGACCACTTACTCGCAGGGCATTCTGCCGATCGACACCTATAAAAAGGATCTCGATGCGGTATGCAACGAGCCGCTGCATCTGGATTGGGAAGGTCTGCGTGAGTCGATCACCACGCACGGTCTGCGCAACTCTACGCTCTCGGCGCTGATGCCATCTGAAACCTCTTCGCAGATTTCGAACGCGACTAACGGTATCGAACCACCGCGTGGTCACATCAGCATCAAAGCATCCAAAGACGGCATTCTGCGTCAGGTGGTGCCAGAGTATGAGCGTCTGAAAGATCAGTACGAACTGCTGTGGGAAATGCCGTCCAACGACGGTTATCTGCAGCTGGTTGGCGTGATGCAGAAGTTTATCGATCAGGCGATTTCGTCGAACACCAACTACGATCCGAGCCGTTTTGCCAATGGCAAAGTACCGATGAAACAGCTGCTGAAAGACCTGCTGACCGCTTACAAATTTGGCGTGAAAACCCTGTACTATCAAAACACCCGTGATGGTGCAGAAGATGCACAGGACGATCTGGCGCCTTCTATTCAGGATGATGGCTGCGAAAGCGGCGCATGTAAGATCTAA
- the yfaE gene encoding class I ribonucleotide reductase maintenance protein YfaE yields the protein MSRSVVILRSSGSRLECAEDHPNLLATLEANNLCVEFQCREGYCGSCRMRLLKGEVDYAETPLAFVQQGEILPCCCRAKGEIEIEL from the coding sequence ATGAGTCGTTCTGTTGTTATTCTGCGTAGTTCCGGCTCCCGGCTGGAGTGCGCAGAAGATCACCCTAATCTGCTGGCCACGCTTGAAGCAAACAATCTGTGCGTGGAATTTCAGTGTCGCGAAGGTTACTGCGGCTCTTGCCGCATGCGCTTACTGAAAGGCGAAGTGGATTATGCGGAAACCCCGTTGGCGTTTGTGCAGCAAGGCGAGATTTTGCCCTGCTGCTGTCGCGCCAAAGGGGAAATTGAGATCGAGCTGTGA
- the elaB gene encoding stress response protein ElaB, producing the protein MSSSDQFETHLDDDLALLTETLEEVLRASGDPADQKYIELKLKAEQALEDVKSRVSQASDSYYYRAKNAAYRADDYVHEKPWQGIGIGAAAGLFVGLLLARR; encoded by the coding sequence GTGTCATCATCAGACCAATTTGAAACCCACCTTGACGACGACCTGGCGCTGCTGACCGAAACGCTGGAAGAAGTATTACGCGCTTCGGGTGACCCGGCCGATCAGAAATACATCGAGCTGAAACTCAAGGCTGAACAAGCGCTGGAGGACGTAAAGTCACGCGTTAGCCAGGCGTCCGACAGCTATTATTATCGTGCCAAAAATGCGGCTTACCGCGCCGATGATTATGTGCATGAAAAACCGTGGCAGGGGATTGGCATCGGTGCCGCCGCTGGCCTGTTTGTCGGTTTACTGCTGGCACGACGTTAA
- a CDS encoding nicotinamide mononucleotide deamidase-related protein YfaY, translated as MIRVEMLSTGDEVLHGQIVDTNAAWLADVLFQHGLPMTSRSTVGDAMTSLVEALQSRSQIADVLIVNGGLGPTSDDLSAQAAATASGSELVIQQAWLEKMEAWFASRGRVMAPSNRKQAEIPANAEMLDNPVGTACGFALQLNRCWIFFTPGVPSEFKVMVEQEIIPRLKARFALPEPPLCLRLTTFGRGESDIAAELEPLPLPAGVVMGYRSSMPIIEIKLTGPAEQRVAMEQVWQQVKLLLAECTIFEGTEGLPALLARELQHRGLRLALSEQFTAGLLHWQLAAANVALSKAEILPAQDEDLESLVARTRDWAQQQSTALALSVGNLEEGEVSIALHTPEASWGQRVKFMHGRHNVETRQKVVAMMAMNMLRRWLHGSEVSTGHGWIDILETVKN; from the coding sequence GTGATACGTGTAGAAATGCTCTCAACGGGCGATGAAGTGTTACATGGGCAGATTGTCGATACTAACGCCGCCTGGCTCGCCGATGTGCTTTTCCAGCACGGCTTACCGATGACCAGCCGCAGCACCGTGGGCGATGCGATGACCTCATTGGTTGAAGCCTTGCAGAGCCGCAGCCAGATTGCCGATGTGCTGATTGTGAATGGCGGTTTAGGACCGACCAGTGACGATCTCAGCGCACAGGCCGCCGCCACTGCCAGCGGTAGCGAATTAGTGATTCAGCAAGCCTGGCTGGAAAAAATGGAAGCCTGGTTCGCCAGCCGTGGGCGGGTTATGGCGCCGAGCAATCGCAAGCAGGCGGAAATCCCGGCAAATGCTGAGATGCTGGATAACCCGGTCGGCACCGCATGTGGCTTTGCGTTGCAGCTCAACCGTTGCTGGATTTTCTTCACGCCAGGCGTGCCGTCGGAATTTAAAGTCATGGTCGAGCAGGAGATCATTCCACGTCTCAAAGCGCGCTTTGCGTTGCCAGAACCGCCGCTGTGTTTACGCCTCACCACCTTTGGCCGCGGCGAAAGTGATATTGCCGCCGAGCTCGAGCCACTACCGCTGCCGGCAGGCGTGGTGATGGGTTATCGCTCGTCAATGCCGATCATCGAGATCAAACTCACCGGACCCGCCGAGCAGCGCGTGGCGATGGAGCAAGTGTGGCAGCAGGTAAAACTGTTGCTGGCTGAATGCACTATCTTTGAGGGCACCGAAGGATTACCGGCGCTGCTGGCGCGCGAACTGCAGCATCGTGGCTTACGTCTGGCGCTGAGTGAGCAGTTCACCGCCGGTTTACTTCACTGGCAGCTGGCTGCCGCAAACGTTGCCCTCAGTAAAGCGGAGATCTTGCCGGCGCAGGATGAAGATCTGGAATCATTGGTTGCGCGCACGCGTGATTGGGCGCAGCAGCAGAGTACCGCGCTGGCGTTATCCGTCGGCAATCTGGAAGAGGGCGAGGTATCGATTGCGCTGCACACGCCGGAAGCGAGCTGGGGCCAGCGTGTGAAGTTTATGCATGGTCGTCATAATGTGGAAACGCGGCAGAAAGTGGTGGCGATGATGGCGATGAACATGCTGCGTCGCTGGCTGCACGGCAGCGAGGTCAGCACCGGTCACGGCTGGATTGATATTCTTGAAACAGTCAAAAACTAG